A part of Desulfatiglans anilini DSM 4660 genomic DNA contains:
- a CDS encoding HNH endonuclease — protein VDNGLLLRSDIHKLFDAGYVTVTQEHRFIVSHRIREEFENGRLYYALHGNRIHLPLDSRFRPGGEYLIWHNEHCFKG, from the coding sequence GGTTGATAATGGACTGCTGCTGCGATCAGACATCCATAAGCTTTTTGATGCGGGGTATGTGACGGTGACTCAAGAGCATCGCTTCATCGTGAGCCACCGGATCAGGGAAGAATTTGAAAACGGCCGCTTGTATTACGCGCTGCATGGCAACAGAATCCACCTGCCGCTGGATTCGCGTTTCAGGCCGGGCGGAGAATATTTGATATGGCACAATGAACACTGCTTCAAAGGTTGA